A genome region from Halocatena salina includes the following:
- a CDS encoding thermonuclease family protein, whose protein sequence is MANASYFGTTIDVEVIAVVDGDTVKIDLEGEPENLRILTLDTEESRPVPGKPYTPWGAAAKEEATSFFPEGSTITVEFPGDEPVDTCLRRYRDNYGRPLVYIHKDGEDFQERMIQRGYSPYFTKYGYAHFESYHDRYIEAERQAQADHIGVWDQIEANGQEMRNYDTLNAWWTLRAEIVESFRQAKASGVENLYDSRLDYAELSDRIGDEVIIFTELRNYRRTLGGDHAIVTIGSQSQPFKLFIPDAFETLDGERILSLLTERYIAGEYDGQTIGRPRRSYAYVSGTVTRYPEPDGDPEIVVTSIDQIADQPPSN, encoded by the coding sequence ATGGCAAATGCTAGTTATTTTGGAACGACCATAGATGTCGAAGTGATCGCCGTCGTGGACGGAGACACCGTGAAAATCGACCTAGAGGGTGAGCCTGAGAACCTTCGCATACTCACTCTCGATACCGAAGAATCTCGTCCGGTTCCGGGGAAGCCGTACACGCCTTGGGGGGCAGCCGCCAAGGAGGAAGCCACATCGTTCTTTCCGGAGGGTTCGACGATTACTGTCGAGTTCCCGGGTGACGAACCGGTCGATACCTGCCTGCGTCGATACCGGGACAATTACGGTAGACCCCTCGTCTACATCCACAAGGATGGTGAAGACTTCCAGGAGCGGATGATCCAACGCGGATACAGCCCGTACTTCACGAAGTACGGGTACGCCCACTTCGAGTCGTACCACGACCGCTACATCGAAGCCGAACGTCAGGCCCAGGCCGACCACATTGGCGTGTGGGACCAGATAGAAGCCAACGGTCAGGAGATGCGCAACTACGATACCCTGAATGCTTGGTGGACACTGCGGGCGGAGATAGTTGAGTCTTTCAGGCAGGCGAAAGCATCAGGTGTCGAAAACCTCTACGACAGTCGCCTCGACTACGCTGAACTGTCCGATCGAATTGGCGATGAAGTCATCATCTTCACTGAACTAAGAAACTACCGGCGGACTCTCGGTGGTGACCACGCTATTGTTACGATTGGGTCACAGAGCCAGCCGTTTAAGCTGTTCATCCCTGATGCGTTCGAGACGTTGGATGGAGAGCGCATTCTCTCGTTGCTCACCGAACGGTACATCGCAGGCGAATACGACGGTCAGACGATCGGGCGACCTCGTCGGAGCTACGCCTACGTCTCTGGCACAGTTACACGCTATCCAGAGCCTGACGGTGACCCGGAGATTGTGGTGACGTCGATCGACCAGATCGCTGATCAGCCGCCGTCGAATTAA
- a CDS encoding glycosyl hydrolase → MAPNKSLTRRRFVTLTATTGTSLALAGCGADQLPAETDEDQTETDTETSSTHRRAQTTREEHEVDVEPGSHPRTNYQLDVHDKRWNTYPLWIDQNGRIYGRSGTDVTVSDDWYHTTEVLFSFEEIDDDHVQMVIVPEGGNIIAAVGGRGDTGGRIYRLHDDLSGAEKLYQFEYGRALPGMGHAVYDDIIVLSCYALSDFEANQHANEVILSTDGGRSFNRILEAPLKTTDAANLHVHDVEYDPYADRIWVVVGDNGNTQLYWSDDRGSSWEAIAEQGEVTMLTQIAAFKDCVAFGTDGTPEGIIRWERKGANDKPDGVDDLVRPYIKIETDPTDDTMEMYARGRWHIREDDGRELCLMAFGYSPMDTGTDSVVLASVNGAEWYELYRTQTRKILLTTVLGPLSMDGPRRTVVSDSTQSEGYQVNATVPKFWT, encoded by the coding sequence ATGGCACCTAATAAATCATTGACAAGACGGAGATTTGTAACGCTTACGGCAACGACAGGTACGAGTCTGGCGCTAGCAGGGTGTGGCGCTGACCAACTGCCCGCGGAGACGGATGAGGACCAGACAGAAACGGATACAGAAACGTCCTCGACTCACCGACGGGCACAGACTACCAGGGAAGAGCACGAAGTGGACGTGGAACCTGGAAGTCATCCACGGACGAACTACCAGTTGGACGTTCACGACAAGCGCTGGAACACGTATCCTCTCTGGATCGATCAGAACGGCCGAATATACGGACGCTCCGGCACCGACGTGACGGTCAGCGACGACTGGTATCATACGACCGAGGTATTATTTTCATTCGAGGAAATAGATGACGATCACGTCCAAATGGTCATTGTTCCAGAGGGTGGGAACATCATTGCGGCGGTGGGAGGCCGGGGCGACACCGGAGGACGGATCTACCGCCTCCATGACGATCTCAGCGGTGCAGAAAAGCTGTACCAGTTCGAGTACGGCCGCGCCCTGCCCGGCATGGGCCACGCCGTCTACGACGACATTATCGTTCTCTCGTGTTATGCTCTCTCGGATTTTGAGGCGAACCAGCACGCCAACGAGGTGATCCTCTCGACTGACGGCGGTCGATCGTTCAATCGCATCCTCGAAGCTCCTCTCAAGACCACAGACGCGGCAAACCTCCATGTCCATGACGTCGAATACGATCCGTACGCCGATCGGATCTGGGTGGTGGTCGGTGACAATGGCAACACACAGCTGTATTGGAGCGACGACCGTGGCAGCTCGTGGGAGGCGATCGCAGAACAAGGTGAGGTCACCATGTTGACCCAGATTGCTGCCTTCAAAGACTGCGTCGCGTTCGGCACTGATGGCACTCCGGAGGGGATCATCCGCTGGGAGCGTAAGGGGGCTAACGACAAACCGGACGGAGTGGATGATCTCGTTCGTCCATACATTAAGATAGAGACCGATCCAACCGACGACACGATGGAGATGTACGCCCGTGGGCGCTGGCACATTCGGGAAGACGATGGGCGCGAACTCTGTCTTATGGCGTTCGGCTACTCCCCAATGGACACGGGAACGGATTCGGTCGTGCTCGCCAGCGTCAACGGAGCCGAGTGGTATGAACTCTACCGGACCCAGACCCGAAAGATCCTGCTCACCACCGTCTTGGGACCACTGTCGATGGATGGTCCCCGACGAACGGTCGTGTCTGATAGCACCCAAAGCGAGGGCTATCAGGTCAATGCGACAGTACCAAAATTCTGGACGTAG
- a CDS encoding cell surface glycoprotein related protein: MNRLLLAVVSLTVVVVVASTPLTSTMAQKSPQTFVIEQGDRSIRVTPLGDGSRSVEEFYDYRSPATEPEGQYGSYGTSNIQINQVSQLFIYRGSSGLSLVFLHDKSGDEGGAVITGDISGLPANGDWVVEDDTYNNRDDVFQHNDGSSHIEWLLRGNRTDGAAFRGLGRSSDTTITVDMKFNERSANYPFEEWEGPPDQNEIERWVVRSGTGEMIALDMNDPIEISSGTSGAPSTLTETGGTVTPTSSTGTPATTTQAGSSDGFGVSVPRFDVGLVILAVVALTATALLRRTG; this comes from the coding sequence ATGAACCGATTGTTACTTGCGGTCGTGTCACTTACGGTGGTAGTCGTGGTCGCGTCGACACCGCTTACGTCAACGATGGCTCAAAAGTCCCCTCAGACGTTCGTCATCGAGCAGGGCGACAGATCCATCCGTGTCACACCGCTCGGTGACGGCTCTCGGTCGGTCGAGGAGTTCTACGATTACCGGTCGCCAGCAACGGAACCAGAGGGTCAGTACGGCTCCTACGGCACATCGAACATTCAGATCAATCAGGTCAGCCAACTCTTCATCTATCGTGGGAGCAGCGGCCTGAGCCTCGTCTTTCTTCACGACAAGTCTGGCGACGAGGGCGGAGCGGTTATCACGGGTGATATCTCCGGCCTGCCAGCAAACGGTGACTGGGTCGTCGAAGACGATACCTACAACAACCGAGACGACGTGTTCCAACATAATGATGGATCGAGCCACATCGAGTGGCTTTTGAGAGGAAACCGAACGGATGGGGCCGCGTTTCGAGGTCTTGGACGCTCGTCCGACACCACTATTACCGTCGATATGAAGTTCAATGAGCGATCCGCGAACTATCCGTTCGAGGAGTGGGAGGGCCCGCCCGACCAGAACGAGATCGAACGCTGGGTTGTTCGCTCGGGTACCGGTGAGATGATCGCACTCGATATGAACGACCCGATCGAAATCAGTTCCGGGACCAGTGGTGCCCCGAGTACACTCACAGAGACCGGTGGAACAGTCACCCCGACTTCGAGTACCGGGACGCCAGCGACCACTACACAGGCCGGTAGTAGTGACGGGTTCGGAGTATCCGTCCCGAGGTTCGATGTGGGTCTGGTGATCCTTGCCGTCGTGGCTCTCACAGCGACCGCGCTACTTCGCCGCACCGGCTGA
- a CDS encoding aldo/keto reductase has protein sequence MPTDDFPRFGLGTYSDDNRNQWAEIVESALTIGYRHIDTAQVYGNEEYVGEGLEKASVPREDVFVSTKTVHVDVPGPSPDTEDILEAAKGCLNRLGVNYVDMLYVHWPVGIYDHETVLPAYDSLYEEGKIRHVGMSNFTPDLLDEAREILNAPVFAHQVEMHPLLQQEELHQYAYEHDHWLVAYSPLAQGEVFTVPELQEIADKHDVSPAQVSLAWLLSKENVAVIPRTMNEDHLQSNFEAQNLELDEDDIRTIDAIEREKRCIDPDHGPWNA, from the coding sequence ATGCCAACAGACGACTTCCCACGATTTGGACTCGGGACATACTCAGACGATAACAGAAACCAGTGGGCTGAAATCGTCGAATCAGCACTCACGATCGGCTACCGTCATATCGATACAGCACAGGTCTACGGCAATGAGGAATACGTCGGCGAAGGACTCGAAAAGGCGTCCGTCCCCCGCGAAGACGTCTTCGTCTCCACCAAGACGGTCCACGTCGACGTTCCGGGCCCTTCCCCCGATACAGAGGATATACTCGAGGCCGCCAAAGGATGTCTCAACCGGCTCGGTGTTAACTACGTTGATATGCTATACGTTCACTGGCCTGTCGGCATCTATGATCACGAAACCGTTCTTCCAGCGTATGACAGTCTCTACGAGGAAGGGAAGATCCGTCACGTGGGAATGAGCAATTTCACGCCGGATCTACTCGACGAAGCACGAGAAATTCTCAACGCACCTGTCTTTGCCCACCAAGTCGAAATGCATCCTCTACTCCAACAGGAGGAACTACACCAGTACGCTTACGAACACGATCACTGGCTTGTCGCCTACTCTCCACTCGCACAAGGAGAAGTCTTTACCGTTCCAGAACTACAGGAGATCGCAGATAAACATGATGTGAGTCCGGCACAGGTGAGCCTCGCGTGGTTACTCTCGAAAGAAAACGTCGCTGTCATCCCGCGTACGATGAACGAAGACCACCTTCAGAGTAACTTCGAGGCTCAAAATCTCGAACTCGATGAGGATGACATCAGGACGATCGACGCGATCGAGCGTGAAAAGCGGTGTATCGATCCCGACCACGGCCCCTGGAACGCGTAG
- a CDS encoding DUF1440 domain-containing protein → MGIMLQMMMTPVITMAVPALYGANGLTAGWIVHLFHSLVFGLIFAAVVISSLSLREYASTVPTSAGLGLAYGVIVWIVAAGIVMPIWLGVVGFPMAPPLPNFDLMSLVGHLVYGVILGALFPLINDR, encoded by the coding sequence ATGGGAATCATGTTACAGATGATGATGACGCCGGTCATCACGATGGCAGTTCCGGCGCTGTATGGAGCAAACGGTCTGACTGCTGGCTGGATCGTGCATCTCTTCCATAGCCTCGTATTCGGCCTGATTTTCGCCGCAGTTGTGATATCTAGCCTATCACTCCGAGAATACGCGAGTACGGTTCCGACCAGCGCAGGACTCGGGCTCGCTTACGGCGTCATCGTGTGGATCGTCGCCGCAGGAATCGTCATGCCGATCTGGTTAGGTGTGGTTGGATTTCCGATGGCTCCCCCACTCCCAAACTTTGATCTGATGAGTCTGGTTGGACACCTCGTATACGGAGTGATCCTCGGTGCTCTTTTCCCCCTCATCAACGATCGATAG
- a CDS encoding 2Fe-2S iron-sulfur cluster-binding protein: MTTHDIVLEWQDGQTEHISVDEDETVLEATRANDLGLPFGCLTGACATCAGRLTVGDLTHQRPPRALKDYQQQQGYALLCIAEPRSDCHIEVGARIQAEMIVTPWK; encoded by the coding sequence ATGACTACCCACGACATCGTACTCGAATGGCAGGATGGACAGACCGAGCACATTTCCGTCGACGAGGACGAGACCGTGCTGGAGGCAACTAGAGCGAACGATCTGGGGCTGCCCTTTGGTTGCCTTACCGGGGCGTGTGCTACGTGTGCTGGCCGACTTACAGTGGGTGATCTCACCCACCAGCGACCGCCACGGGCACTCAAAGACTATCAGCAGCAACAGGGCTACGCTCTCCTCTGTATCGCTGAGCCCCGATCGGACTGTCACATCGAAGTCGGTGCGCGAATACAGGCGGAAATGATAGTGACCCCATGGAAATGA
- a CDS encoding selenium-binding family protein — protein MSDIEPTADTEVHHHAQTEGPGYATPQAAIEESDPERLAYVMGLYVGTDVDAPDFLSVVDVDPESETYTEVIDRVEMPNRGDELHHFGWNACSSSCHIDELERRHLIIPGQRSSRIHVVDTKNRRDPQIETVIEPEELFEYDLSAPHTVHCIPDGEILISMLGDANGELPGGFLELNDDFEIEGRWDPPGEIEMNYDFWYQPRHNVMVSSEWAAPTTYYPGFDLEDVENGMYGQRLHVWDWAEGNVEQTIDLGEDGLIPLEVRFLHSPEATHGYVGAALSSNIFHFFEADGEWHAENVIDVESREHEDWEMDVPGLVTDLLISMDDRYLFFGNWLHGDVRMYDISDPANPRLADRIWAGGYFGDSHPTGADDREVVGGPQMLQLSLDGERLYWTTSLFSSWDNQFYPKEAEKGSVMLKADVNPRNGTMELDEDFLVDFGDSPHGPARAHEIRWPDGDCTSDVWQ, from the coding sequence ATGAGCGATATTGAGCCAACAGCTGATACTGAGGTACACCATCACGCTCAGACGGAGGGTCCGGGTTACGCGACCCCGCAGGCAGCTATCGAGGAGTCAGATCCGGAGAGGCTTGCGTACGTGATGGGATTGTACGTCGGAACGGATGTCGACGCGCCCGACTTCCTATCGGTCGTCGATGTCGATCCAGAGTCCGAAACGTATACGGAGGTCATCGATCGCGTCGAAATGCCCAATCGAGGCGATGAACTCCACCACTTCGGCTGGAACGCCTGTTCGTCATCATGTCACATCGATGAGTTGGAGCGTCGACATCTCATCATTCCCGGACAACGCTCCTCACGCATTCACGTCGTCGACACGAAAAATCGTCGTGATCCCCAGATCGAGACGGTCATCGAACCGGAGGAACTCTTCGAGTACGATCTCTCGGCTCCGCACACCGTCCATTGTATTCCGGATGGGGAAATCCTCATTAGCATGCTCGGCGACGCCAACGGGGAGCTACCCGGAGGTTTTCTCGAACTCAACGACGATTTCGAGATCGAAGGTCGGTGGGATCCGCCCGGCGAGATCGAGATGAACTACGACTTCTGGTACCAACCGCGCCACAATGTGATGGTTTCTTCGGAGTGGGCGGCACCGACGACCTACTATCCGGGATTCGACCTCGAGGACGTCGAGAACGGGATGTACGGGCAGCGGCTCCACGTCTGGGACTGGGCCGAAGGAAACGTCGAGCAGACCATCGATCTCGGTGAAGATGGTCTGATTCCGCTCGAAGTTCGGTTTCTCCACAGTCCCGAGGCCACGCATGGGTACGTCGGCGCAGCACTCTCTTCGAATATCTTCCACTTCTTCGAGGCGGACGGCGAGTGGCACGCCGAGAACGTTATCGATGTCGAATCGCGCGAACACGAGGACTGGGAAATGGACGTGCCCGGTCTCGTAACCGACCTTCTCATATCAATGGACGATCGCTATCTGTTCTTTGGAAACTGGCTCCATGGAGATGTTCGGATGTATGATATCAGTGATCCCGCCAATCCACGGCTGGCTGACCGTATCTGGGCTGGTGGTTATTTCGGTGATTCACACCCCACCGGTGCAGACGACCGTGAAGTCGTTGGCGGGCCCCAGATGCTGCAACTGTCGCTTGATGGGGAACGTCTCTATTGGACAACGTCCCTCTTTTCTTCGTGGGATAATCAATTCTATCCGAAGGAGGCCGAGAAGGGATCGGTGATGCTCAAGGCCGACGTCAACCCTCGAAACGGAACCATGGAACTGGATGAAGATTTCCTCGTCGATTTCGGCGATTCACCGCATGGTCCGGCCCGTGCTCACGAAATTCGCTGGCCCGACGGCGACTGTACCAGTGACGTCTGGCAGTGA
- a CDS encoding amino acid permease, translated as MSNDDGLPGHSHDEELARDLSLFDITMIGLGAMIGAGIFVLTGLAAGQAGPALVMAFAFNGFITIFTGMVYAELGSAIPEAGGGYLWVREALGRSQAFLAGWMSWFAHAVAGSLYTLGFGAFVHLLLTEYFGIALFQPLTIGLQGVTLLSLGPDKLFAVFAGGLFTYINYRGAKETGLAGNIITIVKVAVILVLIVFGFGYIFDNPTQATGRFRPFLPRELSGVFIAMGLTFIAFEGYEIIVQSGEEVMNPKKSVPKAVFYSMSIVVTIYMLVAIVLIGSVTVTPELFGLAQEGAAEGVHGGGHLPPVPSNIEDAAVWEILGHLGELGLARAAAQIMPYGTVIILVAGVFSTLSALNATTYSSTRVSFAMGRDHVLPDMFSEVHPEQRTPYLATALSGALIIFMAVALPIEAVAAATDVMFLLLFLQVNYAAIVIRREWGDEIDYGYIMPWFPYVPIVGIVTKLFLAVYLFNYSPLAWYGAIAWILVGFGIYFLYSRRRVRETAIAEETRLITEERAGEGRGYQVLIPLSDPENTAQLIRTGSAVARHMDGEILLTSVATVPDQTPLSEGRHYADEQQEILDDAMRYVPEDVPAHQTVTIGHDVAKSINNVAYQRDSDLVLLGWRGERKRFSDYVLGSTIDTVVENAECDVSVVKTDGAPESSRVLVPLADGPNTQLAETFAAAYARAGADVMFFHVVTDDTGDDAESFLTEKQTTLAEEDLNSSITVQEGEDITQTILDYAREEGFDSILIGAAGEGILRRVLFGEIPETVGMRFDGEVVMVRKHRPVRSAVKQVIGKWLGKGAKTTVPDE; from the coding sequence ATGAGTAACGACGACGGACTCCCGGGTCACAGTCACGATGAAGAGCTCGCTCGGGATCTCTCGTTGTTCGACATCACGATGATCGGCTTGGGAGCGATGATCGGCGCTGGGATCTTCGTCCTCACCGGCCTCGCTGCTGGACAAGCTGGGCCAGCACTGGTCATGGCGTTTGCGTTCAACGGCTTCATCACCATTTTTACGGGGATGGTTTATGCTGAACTCGGGTCTGCGATTCCCGAAGCAGGTGGGGGGTATCTGTGGGTTCGAGAGGCGCTTGGTCGTTCCCAAGCGTTTCTAGCTGGCTGGATGTCATGGTTTGCGCACGCCGTCGCAGGATCGTTGTACACTCTTGGATTCGGTGCGTTCGTCCACCTCCTTCTTACTGAGTACTTCGGCATTGCTCTTTTCCAACCACTCACGATTGGATTGCAAGGAGTTACGCTCTTATCACTCGGGCCAGACAAGCTCTTTGCTGTGTTTGCGGGGGGTCTCTTCACATACATCAACTATCGCGGCGCGAAAGAAACTGGACTCGCTGGCAATATTATTACGATCGTCAAGGTAGCCGTCATTCTCGTTCTCATCGTCTTTGGGTTTGGCTACATCTTCGATAATCCAACCCAAGCGACCGGCCGGTTCAGACCGTTTCTGCCGAGAGAGCTTAGTGGCGTCTTCATCGCGATGGGGCTGACATTCATCGCCTTCGAAGGGTATGAGATCATCGTCCAATCCGGCGAAGAGGTCATGAATCCGAAAAAATCCGTACCAAAGGCGGTCTTCTACTCGATGTCGATCGTCGTCACCATCTACATGCTCGTCGCCATCGTCCTCATCGGCTCAGTGACAGTCACACCCGAGCTCTTTGGACTTGCCCAGGAAGGTGCTGCTGAGGGTGTCCATGGTGGAGGGCACCTCCCACCGGTTCCATCGAACATCGAGGATGCTGCCGTCTGGGAGATCCTCGGCCATCTCGGGGAACTAGGTCTGGCCCGCGCTGCTGCCCAGATCATGCCATACGGAACCGTTATCATCCTCGTTGCAGGAGTCTTCTCGACGCTCTCAGCACTCAACGCGACGACCTACTCCTCAACGCGCGTCTCCTTCGCGATGGGCCGAGACCACGTCCTCCCAGACATGTTTAGCGAAGTGCATCCTGAGCAGCGAACCCCCTATCTCGCGACCGCGCTCTCAGGGGCGCTCATCATCTTCATGGCAGTGGCCTTGCCAATTGAGGCCGTCGCGGCGGCGACTGACGTGATGTTCCTACTATTATTCTTGCAGGTAAATTACGCGGCAATCGTTATTCGTCGAGAGTGGGGCGATGAGATCGATTATGGGTATATCATGCCGTGGTTCCCGTACGTTCCAATTGTTGGGATTGTAACCAAATTGTTTCTCGCAGTGTATCTGTTCAACTACAGTCCGCTTGCATGGTACGGCGCGATCGCGTGGATTCTAGTTGGATTCGGCATCTACTTCCTGTATTCTCGTAGGCGTGTTCGAGAGACTGCAATTGCGGAAGAGACGCGGCTCATTACCGAAGAGCGCGCAGGAGAAGGGCGCGGCTACCAGGTACTCATCCCACTTTCCGATCCAGAGAACACAGCGCAGCTCATCCGTACTGGCAGCGCAGTTGCCCGCCACATGGACGGCGAGATTCTCTTAACGAGCGTGGCGACAGTGCCAGACCAAACGCCCCTGTCCGAAGGCCGTCACTACGCTGATGAACAGCAAGAAATATTGGATGATGCCATGCGATACGTTCCAGAGGACGTTCCCGCTCATCAAACGGTCACCATCGGCCACGACGTTGCCAAGAGCATCAACAACGTTGCCTATCAACGCGATAGTGACCTTGTCTTGCTCGGTTGGCGAGGCGAACGGAAGCGATTCTCCGATTACGTCCTCGGTTCAACGATCGATACCGTCGTCGAGAACGCCGAATGTGACGTCTCGGTCGTAAAGACCGATGGAGCACCAGAATCGAGTCGAGTGCTCGTCCCGCTGGCTGATGGACCAAATACCCAGTTAGCAGAAACCTTCGCCGCCGCGTACGCGAGAGCCGGTGCTGATGTGATGTTCTTCCACGTGGTGACCGACGACACTGGTGACGATGCCGAATCATTTCTCACGGAAAAGCAGACGACACTGGCCGAGGAGGATCTGAACAGTTCCATCACTGTACAGGAGGGTGAAGACATCACTCAGACGATTCTTGATTACGCACGTGAGGAAGGCTTTGACTCCATCCTCATCGGGGCAGCCGGTGAAGGAATTCTCCGCCGGGTGTTGTTCGGTGAAATTCCCGAAACGGTTGGCATGCGTTTCGACGGCGAAGTCGTGATGGTGCGCAAACATCGACCAGTACGATCGGCAGTGAAGCAGGTCATCGGCAAGTGGCTCGGAAAAGGTGCAAAGACAACTGTCCCCGATGAGTGA
- a CDS encoding VanZ family protein, whose protein sequence is MKELQCCSSRSRWTVVVTVAVFLLVGSVIPSPFPRYSEFERLGPDKFLHFVGHAGLATALVNALETERQSERTAVLLAISGSTTYGIITNSIQRWIPTRDSERTDMVAGFLGSVVGAVAGTTRATREIHNVGSN, encoded by the coding sequence ATGAAAGAACTACAGTGCTGTTCATCGAGATCTCGTTGGACTGTAGTCGTGACCGTTGCAGTTTTCCTGTTAGTCGGATCGGTAATCCCATCACCGTTCCCCCGTTATTCGGAGTTCGAACGATTGGGACCGGACAAGTTTCTTCACTTCGTGGGCCACGCAGGTCTTGCAACGGCACTCGTGAACGCGCTTGAAACCGAACGACAAAGTGAGCGTACCGCAGTGCTTCTCGCAATCAGTGGCTCAACTACTTACGGTATTATTACTAACTCAATTCAACGATGGATTCCGACACGAGATTCCGAACGCACCGACATGGTTGCTGGTTTCCTTGGATCGGTTGTCGGAGCTGTTGCTGGCACTACACGGGCAACTCGTGAAATCCATAATGTTGGAAGTAACTAG
- a CDS encoding heavy-metal-associated domain-containing protein: protein MPTTIHVGGMMCDHCEQTVEEALRNIAAVSDAHADNETDTVTVEGDPDTTTLVQAVEDAGYTAHA from the coding sequence ATGCCAACTACGATTCACGTTGGAGGAATGATGTGTGATCATTGTGAACAGACCGTCGAGGAAGCTCTCCGTAATATCGCTGCTGTTTCTGACGCTCACGCAGACAACGAAACGGACACAGTCACAGTCGAGGGTGATCCCGACACCACTACCCTCGTTCAAGCGGTCGAGGACGCAGGCTACACCGCTCACGCATAA
- a CDS encoding cobalamin-independent methionine synthase II family protein encodes MTDEERIRTTHIGSLPRSPRLLELLQKRQNGVDVDEDEWNVAVADATRNVIKRQHEIGLDIVNNGEQPRVSFNWYVADRLSGIDGEREQSLWADLAEYPDYAEETFSTDVIDLSTQPVVTGPVKYTGHEAAEQESAAFFDALDAVDTDFEETFMTSASPSVVATTHVNEYYDSHEEFLFAVADAMSDEYELIAETGATLQIDAPELLAAGHADYADHTTEEFKGVTALHVEALNSALENVPAEQVRLHTCWGSYEGPHHLDTDLVELLPELYEADISGLSIEQANPRHQHEYHAFTEQPVPDGWTLIPGVVDVKTNIIDHPETIADRLKRVANSVDDSTPLVAAPDCGFGTQAGLGMVAPEIAWAKLDALVEGAEIAVEYIH; translated from the coding sequence ATGACAGACGAAGAGCGAATTCGAACGACACACATCGGAAGTCTGCCGCGATCCCCGAGGCTCCTCGAACTCCTTCAGAAGCGTCAAAACGGGGTCGACGTCGACGAAGACGAGTGGAACGTTGCCGTTGCAGACGCAACGCGGAACGTCATCAAACGCCAACACGAGATCGGTCTGGACATCGTCAACAACGGCGAACAGCCTCGTGTTTCGTTCAACTGGTACGTCGCAGATCGATTGAGCGGTATTGATGGTGAACGCGAGCAGTCCCTTTGGGCCGATCTGGCGGAGTACCCTGACTACGCCGAGGAGACGTTTTCGACTGATGTCATTGACCTTTCGACCCAACCAGTCGTCACTGGACCCGTCAAATACACTGGACACGAAGCAGCCGAGCAAGAGAGCGCGGCGTTCTTCGACGCGCTCGACGCCGTTGACACCGACTTCGAGGAGACGTTCATGACATCGGCGTCACCAAGTGTCGTGGCGACCACACACGTCAACGAGTACTACGACTCCCACGAGGAGTTCCTCTTTGCCGTCGCAGACGCGATGAGCGACGAGTACGAACTGATCGCCGAGACAGGTGCAACCCTGCAAATCGACGCTCCGGAATTGCTTGCGGCTGGCCACGCGGACTACGCAGACCACACGACCGAGGAATTCAAGGGCGTGACCGCTCTTCACGTCGAGGCGCTCAACAGTGCGCTGGAGAACGTTCCAGCCGAGCAGGTCCGACTTCACACCTGCTGGGGAAGCTACGAGGGACCACATCATCTCGACACCGACCTCGTCGAACTCTTACCGGAACTGTACGAGGCTGACATTTCGGGACTCAGCATCGAACAGGCCAACCCCCGTCACCAGCACGAGTACCACGCATTTACGGAACAGCCAGTACCGGACGGATGGACACTGATCCCGGGCGTTGTCGACGTGAAAACGAACATCATCGATCACCCCGAAACGATCGCCGACCGACTAAAGCGCGTCGCGAATTCGGTCGACGACTCGACGCCACTCGTCGCCGCGCCCGACTGCGGTTTCGGCACACAGGCCGGTCTAGGCATGGTTGCTCCCGAGATAGCGTGGGCGAAACTCGACGCGCTCGTTGAGGGGGCCGAAATCGCGGTCGAATACATCCACTAA